acacaaggcggtgaatggctgtctcataaaattcccagagctgcgatgttaaccagttccacacttACAGGTGGACGTCATCGTCccaggtgaatcgtttgcccctcagatcgTTTGactaagatggcccccttctgattcacttcctgcagcatgagGCCAaacgatcaaatcaaaatgaccaggcaatctcacctgtggggtcattctgctccacgacaatgcaaagcctcgtaCGGCCAACAGAGTCACGGCACTCCTGTAGAAATTCACCtgggaggttcttggccaccctccatacagtccggacctctctccctttGATTACGCATTTTTGGTACccctaaaaaggctctgagggtcaAACGAGTCATCTCGGACgacaacgtccagctgtacgtgcagaactggtGAACATCACagtcccaggaattttatgagacagccattcaccaccttgtgtcacagtgggacaagtgtctcaacagccagggtaaatacttctaacatacaggtactggtttctgtaattatgcctccggctctttTATTAACTCACAtgtatttgtacacacatttcacgtGTATCTCTAGCAAATTTTGCCCTGCGTTTTCATTTTAatgcagctcaatatttatgatgtcatatctcctgaactatgtgctatgcggtgacataattttgcaggtacagccAGTAGTGTAAGTGACTACTGTCTATGAAATGTGTTGGgaaaagagttagtagtaaagaactaacAGATTGAAACATCAGgcttcatgcagcagttttactgcattaacagcaAATATGTAGTGAGCAATcaatcttttttcctttcatcattttgtcgtggttgtcagcaagaaaatgtttcataaaggtttgaaattacatgtaaagtttgttgcaagttttGAAGTGctaccattctcaaatactggatgactaaagtgtggttCTTTGCACattgtgggctacactgctttttcaatcCCACCCCCGTGGTTGTTTGTACATCAGTGATGATTTACAGGCAGTAAGtgatatttgtaccaagtttgTTTCAAATTTGTCAAATgatttaagaggagatgtggaacatacatacattctAAATATGCAtccccatttttataatatgtatggatttacaGTTTATATCCGTGTTGCTAGCTGTCTAACTGTTTGCATTAATACTGATATATTTCTTGTGCTTCAACTCCCAAGTTTCACTGCTTGTCTCACAATGTTGTTGCTACTGTTTTAGGTTGGTGGCAGTATGATGAACGGACCAGTCATGAATTGGAGACAGCTTATAAGAAAGGGGAAAGGATTTGTGAATTGCTCATAGCAGGCTTCCTTTATGTAGCTGATTTTGATGACATGCTGCAAGTTCGACAAAATGACCCGTCAAGGCGGAGACGTATAAAACGTGATCTCGCTACCATTCCAAAGAAGGGTGTGGCTGGTCTTAGGCTTGGATCTGGCACAGGAGAAGATCGCCCGAAGAGTCCCACACCCCAATCCCTAACTGCCACAGGACAGAGTGATGGTGCAACCACACCTGTGCCACCCACAAATACACCACAGACTCCTGCTGGTGGTGCAACCAGTGGAAGCACCACACCAGACAGACACCTTTCATTACGACGTGCTATAGAGCAAATACGGATCCTCAGTGTGCGTCACCATTCTTCGTCAGAGAGCAGTGGTAGTGGGGATGAAGACTCTGCACTCCCAGATTtgtctgctgctactgctgccataATTAACTTTTCTTCAAACTCGGATAGCAGGCTATAGGTGATTTTTTGAACTCCATAGAATAATTATTaagttcttttttctttcctttctctgtctcatCTGGAACTTGACTGTGATTGTAAATGAGCAACGATTTGCTGTCTGTTAAGAATACCATCCCCCTCGTCCCTCCCCTGTCCTGTAGATAGATAAAATACTGTCAAAGGCAATGCCAGAAAAGAATGTCTTGTGATTAGAAACAGTATTAAACAAGGTAGTGAATTTGTGTGTTAGctatttatttttgtcttatgtcaTAAAGTTTTGAAATGTCCTTTAGGAGCTACTGGCAGCATCCAAATAACAGAGACATTTTTATAGAAAGCATGAGGACGTTTTAGATTGATGGTGCGACATTGTTATATACGTAATTGCCGGTGTATGTCAAGTGGACACAAGCTGTAATGAATTATATAACTTTGATAGAAAAAGCTGTGAAATTGTAttaatacattatttttgtcacaaaatttttgcaagtgttgaaatattaattgtgcCAGTGCCATGAGCATAGAGTTGATAAGACGTAATTTCTAGAAAATAAGGATATATATGTATGTGATAGTTAACATTTTTTGTTTAACTTAAGTATAAAGAATACAACAAAATTAGACACTACATGAGAAAAATATGAATAATACTCTCATTATTTAGTTAATCACTCTTCTCTTTATTTGGTTATCCCTTTGTTGTCCAGTATTCAATATGAATGTCAGTTCCAGGTAGTTTTACAGTTCCAGTGATTATGATTACAATTACTTTTGTCTTTGAAAATGTcagatttctaacattttaaaatgtatttggAGTGTTACTGTTTAATTTAGATAATGTTataactttttctttttgttcttgatTTATTTTGTTATAAACTCTGTAGGATGGAAAGTAATGTCACATGTGAAAGTGTAATATTCTGGAAGTTTGTTTAATGGTATTAGCATGAATTTGTCATAAGAATCTCATTGTAGTATGTCATCATTTCTTCCCACTCCTAAAATAATTTGGTTAAATGGTTGTCACATCAATTTTTGAGGCAttattccttttctttctttccatgGGCATCAGAGACCAAATCAAAATATTGTCCTTTCTCTAATTAAGTAAGGCTTCTCCAGACTCTGTCTAGATGCAGAGCCTGCAGGGAGAATGCATTTACTGATTTAAACACTTAGCTGAAAAATAATTTTACGATATgttcataaatttcattttttgctACGCTGTTAGATGCACCCGTTATGTGAAACAGAATACATATTTATAAGTTCAGGAAATAGATCTAAATTGAGCGTGAGATGAGGTCAGATGAAACTTCACTATTTAAAATTATTTGGTGTTGTCTATAACAAATTTAAAGTCCCAACTTTCAGAAGCAAGTCATCTGTAGTAAAGAGATTTAGCCTTTCAGAACAAAATATAAATGTGAAGTGTTAATAGTCCATACCAGAAAACATTAGGAATTGAGTACACCAATCAAGGCTTCAATTTATTAGCACATAACTTTTGAAGCATGAACAAGGAAAGGCCACAATTACCAGGCAAGGGAATAAATTAGAATATAGGTGCAAGCTTACCCTGTTTAAAATAAAAGTTCTTAACTTTTTGTTAACACATTTGTTCACAAAGTATTGTGTCCATAACGTAATATTTATTATAACAAGAGCTTAATAAAAGGAATccgttattacagaaaatttgaaaattaccTCTTCTGCACATGGAGATGGCATATTAGGCAATTACATGTAGATCATTTCCATCACTTTGTGCATGTTTCCACTCCCAATTAACCCTCAGATTTTGCCTATGAAATTCATTCCCTTggcattaatttatttgttttttttaaaaaatatgcttaTTAACATCCAGTATATCTATTAAGTTTTAGGTCTAAtcttataaaaaatatttgttgtatGGATATGATTTTTTTGACAGTGATTTGGAGATCATAAAGCTGTTGGTCATATGAGCAAGAATCATGCTTTGTGGCAATATCATTGCAGTGAAATGACTTCCTCCTCAGACAGGAGCGACAACTTACGAAGATGGtacaaaaagtaagataacaagTTCTCAGCAAAaaagagttattaaaaaaaaatgcagaggagagacacAAAGTTATT
This genomic interval from Schistocerca cancellata isolate TAMUIC-IGC-003103 chromosome 3, iqSchCanc2.1, whole genome shotgun sequence contains the following:
- the LOC126175034 gene encoding E3 ubiquitin-protein ligase rnf146, translating into MAEGGTSAETNKIKMSAKEEDKEERAAATGNKEQVFEGPQIPECAVCLQTCIHPAQLPCGHIFCFLCVKGVANQSRKCAMCRQEIPPDYLEKPQLVEVSGLEKEVVSFDDGYQWFYEGRNGWWQYDERTSHELETAYKKGERICELLIAGFLYVADFDDMLQVRQNDPSRRRRIKRDLATIPKKGVAGLRLGSGTGEDRPKSPTPQSLTATGQSDGATTPVPPTNTPQTPAGGATSGSTTPDRHLSLRRAIEQIRILSVRHHSSSESSGSGDEDSALPDLSAATAAIINFSSNSDSRL